The proteins below are encoded in one region of Anoplopoma fimbria isolate UVic2021 breed Golden Eagle Sablefish chromosome 19, Afim_UVic_2022, whole genome shotgun sequence:
- the zgc:136858 gene encoding uncharacterized protein zgc:136858: MRMLKRASALILRRGIATYQSRLYQSGSLFRVHPSVSKALAENKPVVALESTIITHGMPYPHNLSTAKQVEAIVRAEGATPATVGVIEGKIHVGLSSEELEHLALCKRALKVSHRDLPYVMSKGLSGGTTVSATMIAAHRAGIHVFVTGGVGGVHKDGENSLDISADLTELGRTPVAVVSAGVKSILDIGRTLEFLETHGVCVATYGASKNFPAFFSPQSGFTSPCQVRNPEEAAKLIASNLSLGLQSGVLLAVPIPEEHAAAGQLIEEAIQAAATEARSKGITGRDVTPFILQIVNKLTEGKSLQANIALIHNNAKVGSQIACALSKQMTERESRGKNHHHEKHSSGSDIVVIGGINVDFIAKGKTKTLQFGQTNPGSVCQSFGGVGRNIADSLSRLGRSPLLISATGADSHSEAVLNYCKHMNTSGVLRLKEQNTATYCAVITESGELSLGLGDMDVHQHVTEQYVSQFEKQLSSAILVCLDGNIPVSTIDYVCSIARKHNINVWYEPTDSEKASKPFLSDAWKSLSYSSPNLAELCTMNKALGFPTPEVLPSSLNEVLRVAVALSRPLLDHIHCLVVTLGASGVLVCGEHDAGSVNLQPRKQKRRRQLCAVHYPALTVTEEETVNVSGAGDSLAGALMAGILQGRDTDSCVRMGLLAARLSLASSHPIAPTLTSDSVDPSKVQTQHWPKPSFMWIN, from the exons ATGAGGATGCTGAAGAGAGCCTCCGCACTCATCCTGAGAAGAGGAATCGCAACTTATCAAAGCAGATTGTACCAAAGTG GCAGCCTCTTCAGAGTTCATCCATCTGTGTCTAAGGCTCTGGCAGAAAACAAGCCGGTGGTTGCACTCGAGAGCACTATCATCACACATGGCATGCCTTATCCACACAACCTGAG CACAGCGAAACAGGTGGAGGCCATTGTGAGAGCTGAAGGAGCCACTCCAGCCACGGTCGGAGTGATCGAGGGAAAAATCCACGTCGGTCTGTCCTCAGAGGAGCTTGAACACCTCGCCCTCTGCAAGAGAGCCCTGAAGGTGTCCCATCGTGATCTGCCCTACGTCATGAGCAAA GGTCTCTCTGGAGGAACGACAGTGTCAGCCACGATGATAGCAGCACATCGAGCCGGCATCCATGTGTTTGTCACAGGGGGCGTCGGAGGAGTTCACAAAGACGGAGAGAACA GTCTGGACATCAGTGCAGATCTGACGGAGCTCGGCAGAACTCCCGTTGCAGTCGTCTCTGCTGGTGTCAAGTCCATTCTGGACATCGGTCGCACCCTGGAGTTCCTT GAGACACATGGTGTCTGTGTGGCCACTTATGGAGCGTCAAAGAATTTCCCAGCCTTCTTCTCTCCACAAAGCGGATTCACTTCTCCATGTCAAGTCCGCAACCCTGAGGAGGCTGCAAAACTCATTG CGAGCAATCTGTCTCTGGGTCTCCAAAGTGGCGTCCTGTTAGCGGtgcccatcccagaggagcatgCAGCCGCCGGCCAGCTGATAGAGGAAGCCATACAGGCTGCAGCGACGGAGGCGAG aTCTAAAGGTATAACAGGAAGAGATGTGACGCCATTCATTCTTCAAATAGTCAATAAGCTGACTGAGGGAAAGTCCCTTCAAGCCA ATATTGCTCTCATTCATAACAATGCTAAAGTTGGAAGTCAAATAGCCTGTGCACTGTCAAAACAGATGACTGAGAGAGAGTCCAGAGGCAAGAATCATCATCATGAAAAACACTCATCAGGCTCAGATATT GTTGTCATAGGGGGAATAAACGTTGATTTTATTGCAaaaggaaagacaaaaacactccAA TTTGGACAGACCAACCCAGGAAGTGTCTGTCAGTCTTTTGGTGGTGTAGGACGGAACATTGCTG ACTCTCTGAGTCGTTTAGGCCGTAGTCCTCTGCTCATCTCAGCTACTGGAGCTGATTCACACAGCGAAGCAGTGTTAAACTATTGCAAACATATG AACACAAGTGGTGTGCTCAGGCTAAAAGAGCAAAACACAGCAACTTACTGCGCTGTTATCACTGAGAGTGGAGAGCTGAGTCTTGGATTGGGAGACATGGACGTTCATCAGCATGTTACAGAGCAGTAT GTGTCGCAGTTTGAGAAGCAGCTTTCATCAGCCATTCTTGTGTGTCTCGATGGAAACATTCCCGTTTCCACCATCGACTATGTTTGTTCCATTGccagaaaacacaacatcaacG TTTGGTATGAGCCAACGGATTCAGAAAAGGCCTCTAAGCCTTTCCTGTCAGATGCCTGGAAGTCTCTCTCCTATTCATCTCCAAACCTGGCAGAGTTGTGCACCATGAACAAAGCACTGGGTTTCCCAACACCTGAAG TGCTTCCAAGCTCTCTCAATGAGGTGCTGAGGGTTGCTGTGGCTCTCTCACGCCCCCTACTGGATCACATCCACTGTCTGGTGGTGACTCTTGGGGCTAGTGGAGTGCTGGTGTGCGGAGAGCATGATGCAGGCTCGGTCAACCTGCAGCCAAGAAAACAGAAGAGG AGGAGGCAGCTTTGTGCCGTCCACTACCCAGCACTGACTGtgacagaagaggagacagTGAATGTATCTGGAGCAGGAGATAG TCTGGCAGGGGCTTTGATGGCTGGGATTCTCCAGGGGCGAGACACAGACAGCTGTGTTCGGATGGGCCTCCTGGCTGCACGGTTGTCCCTGGCGTCATCGCACCCCATCGCCCCTACGCTCACCTCAGACTCTGTGGATCCCAGCAAAGTCCAGACTCAGCACTGGCCCAAACCCAGCTTCATGTGGATAAATTAA